A DNA window from Puniceicoccales bacterium contains the following coding sequences:
- the trpS gene encoding tryptophan--tRNA ligase: MHTNKTILTGMQPTGKLHLGSILGATNNWNKMMESNNCLFFLADQHAISIHQNPTELRNNTLDCIAQYISCGLDPNRCKIFVQSQIIGHTELAWVLGCLTPLGQLERMTQFKDKSQRQESIYTGLLYYPVLMAADILLYNADLVPTGEDQKQHMELTRDIAEKFNHTYSETFKIPESYILKEGSRVMSLQDPSKKMSKSDSNQNGTIFINDEPAVIKKKIISAVTDSDNKIYVSNEKPGITNLLNIYSAANGCSIEQSQDKFSSHVGYATFKANVADSVIELLEPIQKKYNEIKNDKDYLNSVVQVGADYAQSIAYKTMSKVYEEVGFLGKTQ, encoded by the coding sequence ATGCATACTAATAAAACTATTTTGACAGGCATGCAACCCACGGGAAAATTACACCTCGGAAGTATTCTTGGAGCCACAAATAACTGGAATAAGATGATGGAAAGCAATAATTGTTTATTTTTTCTGGCCGACCAACATGCCATAAGCATTCACCAAAACCCAACGGAGCTTAGGAATAATACACTGGATTGCATAGCTCAATATATTTCCTGTGGTTTGGATCCAAATCGATGCAAAATTTTCGTACAATCCCAGATCATTGGTCATACGGAACTGGCCTGGGTTTTGGGCTGCTTAACTCCGCTTGGTCAACTGGAAAGAATGACTCAATTCAAAGATAAATCCCAGCGCCAAGAATCGATATATACCGGACTGCTCTACTATCCGGTTTTAATGGCCGCCGACATATTACTATATAATGCGGACCTGGTCCCCACCGGCGAAGATCAAAAGCAGCATATGGAATTGACCCGTGACATTGCAGAAAAATTCAATCATACCTACTCCGAAACGTTCAAAATTCCAGAGTCCTATATATTAAAGGAAGGATCCAGGGTGATGTCACTGCAAGACCCGTCGAAAAAAATGTCAAAATCCGACAGTAATCAGAACGGCACAATATTCATTAATGACGAACCGGCTGTGATAAAGAAAAAGATAATCAGCGCCGTAACCGATTCCGATAATAAGATTTATGTCTCCAATGAAAAACCAGGTATCACAAATTTATTGAATATATATTCGGCCGCCAATGGCTGCAGCATTGAACAGTCCCAGGATAAATTTTCATCCCATGTCGGCTATGCAACGTTTAAAGCCAATGTGGCCGATTCGGTGATTGAATTATTAGAACCTATCCAAAAGAAATATAACGAGATAAAAAACGACAAAGACTATTTGAATTCTGTGGTTCAGGTCGGTGCAGACTACGCCCAATCCATAGCCTATAAAACCATGTCAAAGGTCTATGAAGAGGTGGGATTTTTGGGCAAAACTCAATAG